The sequence GTGCCGTGTGTGGCGCGTAATCGCCTACTTCTTCCAACATGCGTTTGTAGGTCACCCCTAGGTCGACCGAAAACCCATGTCCGTTTGCAAAGCCAGGTTCGGTAATGGCATACTGACCATTGAGGTTGCTGATGTTCCAATCCTGATCGTTGACCACTGTATGGTCCAATTCATCCAAATACATGCTCATGTGGCCAATTCCCATCAGGTAGTTGGCCGTTCCGCCCACATTTATCATGTCCTTGCCTTGCTGATAGATGATGCGGCCATAACTCGCACCGATCTCCGCCCAAGCCGTGGCAAAGGCACCCATCTTTTGCTGCGAATACGTAATGCCCTGCTGCGGATTGTAATCCAAGCCTTCGTACACGTACACTGCCGATGGCTCTAAGAAATCCTCGAACGAAACGAAGGTGCGTGCGGCAGTATGGAATCCGAAAGCATTCTTGCCTTGACTCAAGGTGAAACCAGGTCCATCCACACGCGCGTTGACCACGCCATGCTTCTCCTTTCCGTTCATCCTATAAAGTGGCGTTGGGTAATTATTCTGCGGAACATTCTTCCAGAAATAGAAATTGTCTTTACTCAGATAGACGAAGTTGTTCCAAGCAAAGACATCTACCCCTACGAGATTGATATCTAACCACGCCTTGCTATCCACCATACTCGATGGATTGAGCGGCATTCCCGTGGTTCCTGCATAATTACTGTTGGCCAGCCCTAAGCGCTCTTGGGCCGAAGCAGTTGTTGCACCTAAGACGCAAGCAACTTGAAGGAGGTTCTTGGCATTCATGGTTCGGTGTTTTTGGTTGATACAAGAACCTCAGATGCGCATTAAAAAGTATTACAGAATTGCGATTTGATTTAATGATGTAGCATGTTTGCAACATATCTTCAACTTTTGAAGAACACACGATGATTTTCAGGCGGACGCATTACTTCGTGTATTTCCTGCTTTCCATGGCTTTATGGACGGCTTGGAGCGTGGTGATGCTTTATCAACCTGAGATTTCCACTACGGAGAGTTATTCCAGAGGAATTGCCCGAATAGCGGCACTGCTCATTCCCTCTGCCCTGTTCCTTTGGTTCAATCCTGAGTTCCGAAAGGAAGGGAATCTGATTCGCTCCATCCTTGTTGGCGGATTGCTTGCCTTGGCGCTCTATCTCGTTCATCGCTTCACTCACATGATTCCAGTTGAAGCAAGGCTACCAACGGCTGCTGCCATTTGGCTCAATTGGGTCATCGGTTCTCCCTTTGCCGAAGAAGTGTTCTTTCGTGGAATTGTGCTGAGGCAGGAACTCAAAACGAGATCAGCATGGTTGTCCATTCCGATCTCGGCCACTTGCTTCATGCTGTTTCATTTACCTTCGTGGATCATCGTTCAGCAGCAGCCAATGCTGGAACTGGCAATTAATAGTCTCAGCATATTTGTCTACGGCCTTGTGTTCGGAGTAATCTATTGGCTTGCCCGTTCCATTTGGACCACCTTCATTCCGCATAGCGCCAATAACCTGATTGCACTACTGATCAATCCGCTTTGATGGATGCTGCGCGACTGTGGGATAAGCACACTTTACACACATTTACACTCGCTTTTCACTGTTTTACATAGAAGATGCTGTGGTCGGGTTTTGGATGCTGAGTTTTGTTCCAGCTGATGGACGAGCTGTATCGTCAGAGCACCAAACAATCGCATGATGAAAAAAGAAAAGACCCTATTGCCCATGCTGGTGGCATGCTTCGTTGCCTTCACTTCCTGTGGTCAGAATGAAGCTACAAGTACACAAGTGGTTGAAGTATCAACAGAAGAAGCCGCAACAAACAATGATGCTTATGCTGAACCACACCAATATGGTGGATGGTACTGTCCAGACAATCTGAGGAACTTCCCTCCTATGGACATACAGGATCTTGATAAGATCAAGGTAGTGGCAGACCGTTTACCAACTTTCGAAGAAACACGTAATGGCACATCGCTCATGTACTTCGATACGGCCAAAATACCCAATGCCCGACCATTGCTGATCTCGCTTCCGAGAGTGGCCAGGATCTACTCCGAGCACAGTGGCTTCAACGAACTGATCATCGTGATACAGGCAGTGATAGCTGGCACCGATACCGTAGTAGGTTTTCGCTATCCGAATGGCGGAAACGGTTCTGCGTGGTACGGACAGCTCAGTTTTCTTTCGGAAGAAGAAGTATCCAATTTGGGACCAGCACCCATGATCCATTTGGAGTCGAAAATAAATGCTTCGAAGGAAAAAGTATGGGAAGCATTTATCCGCACATCCTACGCCAAAGAACTGGCCGAACGTTTTGATGAACATGCCTTTTTCGAATCTGCTTGGACACCCGATTCGCAGCTTCATCTGAGCTTAGAGTCGGACAGCCTGCGCGCCAAAGGCATCATTACCAGTTTGTGGGGAATGCTTTACCTACAGATTGATTACGATCGTATGGGTTTTCACTACAGCGAAAAAATGACGCTGATGGAGAACGAGGACCGTCAATCATCGTTGCATTTTGTAGCTGGTCCTTATCCAAAAAAAACGGAACTCCAGAAAGTAGCCTGGGAGATCTGGATTGATGATGTGAAGAAAGTAAGCGAAGGATTAGGAGTTAGGTTTTAGGGCTTAGGTATTAGCGATGGCCATACGCACGTCATTGCGAGGAAGTATGACGAAGCAATCCCCTTCTGACACCACCAGACTCTCTACGCGCGTCATTGCGAGGAAGAATGACGAAGCAATCTGATTCTTAGACCACCGGATTCTCTATGAGATTGCTTCGTGCCTCGCAATGACGGATGCTTATGATGGATGATCTACGGGCGTCATTGCGAGGAAGAATGACGAAGCAATCTCCTTATGACACCACCAGACTATCCATTTGTCACCCTGACGGAGGAAGGCTCTCGTTTCATTCTCATAACGAAAAAAAACACCCTATCCCTAGATGGCGGGATAGGGTGCAAAGCTAGCGACAGCCCCTTCTATACCACTACTGATTTAGAAGTGCCGCAGCTCATTATCATCAGGTCACGGTCATGATCACCACATCAGAGTAGCCACCATAACCTTTGGTGCCTTTTGCGCGCACGCGCACTTCGTATTGCGAAAGTGGTTTCAGATTCTTGATCTCGATGTTGGCAGGCTTGGTAGCTATGGTGACCCAAGGCCGTTCTTCCACGATGTCAGAACCCGTTCCCGTACCAGTGTCTTCGCCACCAGGAATGGGAGGAACGGGAGGCACAGGTATAGGCACAGGTATAGGCACAGGCGAGGTTTTAAGTTGTTCTATCAAACGCACATCCACTTCATAAAAACCAACATTTTTTACGCGTTTCCATCTCAACTTAAGCGCAGCCGAAATTTCCGTATTCAATCTCCTTACAGCTTCTATCTTAGGCATATCGCCAGCACTGGCCCGTGCTTTCGTATGCCTGAATCCTGAACTAAGAATGATGTCCGTGTCGCCATCGGCCACATCGGTCACATAATTCCGAAACTTTCGCACCATGTCATCCACTATGCGCTCTTTGGTGCGCATCAAGGCAATCTGCGACCTACCTCCATTTTGGGCATTATCTACAGCTATTTGCTGCTCATTGATGGCCAAGAGAAAATCGGCATACGGAATGGGTGGATCGCCAAATAGGGCTAGATTAGACATCTTTGAATGGATGTCGCGCTCCTCTGGAGCTTTATCCTCAATCGTACGATTGAAGTTGAACACTGCTTTGTAATAGCTCATCGCATTTACGGGTTGTGCAGTGGTAGAAAGGGGCACCCCAAAGATAACATGTATTTTTTCTTACATGATACCTTGCTGAGTGATTTTTTTTTCTAAAAATGTAAAATAATTTCATTTTTAAGTTCAAAATAGCCCCAATATTTTTTCAATGAATTTTCAATTTTTCGGCAAAAATCCCGTCTAAACCTTGTTTTTAGCGGCCGCGCCAAGGGCTGAAAACGCCCAAAAACGGCAATTTTTTGCGCTGCTAAAGAGCCATTTTTCGCGCTAACACCACTATTTTCAAGCCTTCTTTTTCGGTAGATTAACATGTCCAGCCATTTTTCATGCTTGCTTTTTCGGTAGATTAACATGTCCAGCCATTTTTCATGCATTCTTTTTCGGTGGATTAACATGTCCAGCCATTTTTTAAGCTTGCTTTTTCGGTAGATTAACATGTCCAGCCATTTTTTAAGCTTGCTTTTTCGGTAGATTAACATGCCCAGCCATTTTTTAAGCTTGCTTTTTGGCTGCGTAGCCTTAGGCAAGGCCTTGCTCCCTAGGCTTCGACTGCGCTCAGCCTACCCCCGTACCCTGAGCGAAGTCGAAGGAGCGTACCCTGAGCGAAGTCGAAGGGAACGGAAGAACAGAGACCCCTCCTGACCTCCCCCAAGGGGAGGGAATTAGGGAACAGAAGAACAGATGAACAGAAAAACAGAGGAACAGAAGAACAGAAGAACAGAAGAACAGAAGAACGGAAGAACGGAAGAACAGAGTAATTGAAAAAGTGCTAATACCTAACTCCTAATACCTAACTCCTAGCACCTAACTCCTAATACCTCTAACCTCTAACCTCTAACCTCTAACCTCTAAGCTCTAAGCTCAATCAGCCCTTTGCGCCAACTTCGCGTCTTTGCGGTTAAGGAAAAGAGACCCCTCCTGACCTCCCCCAAGGGGAGGGAATTCGGGAAAGGAAGAACAGAAAACGCCTTTGCGCCCTTCGCGCTAACTCTGCGTCTTTGCGGTTAAGGGAACGGAAGAACAGAGGAATTGAAAAAGTGCTAATCGCTAACTCCTAATACCTAATACCTAAAACCTAGCAAGAAACTCTTGCATAAATGGATGAAGGGTGTTAAGTTAGCATTGTGAAAGCAATGGCCAAAAAGCAAAAACGACCCGTGAGGGCCGCTTCGAATGTTTTCACAACGGAATAATCCTTTAGTAAGATGAATGGAAACGTATTGGAAAAAGAAACCCCGAGTTGCCCCAGGGTAAAAGTATTCACTACGGAATAATCCTTATTGTGATTTGCTAATGCCAAATGTAACAGATTTAAAACAAACAAGACATGAAAAATATTCTTGGATTTGATATTGGCACCAACTCAATCGGTTGGGCTCTGATAAATTATGATTTCGATGTCCAGCAAGGTGAGATAGTTGATGTGGGGAGTAGAATTATTCCGACAGATACCACATTATTGGGTGCTTTCGAGACCGGCCAATCAGCATCAAAGAATGAAAACAGAAGGATGGCGCGGGGTGCAAGACGGTTGCGCCAACGCTACAAACTAAGGAGGTCAAGGCTTGTGGATGTGATGAAACTACTAGGCTGGCTGCCCCATAGCTATGTGGTTGGCAATGGTATTCCTGTTTCAAATGAGCGACTGGAACAATTGAGAATCTATTTTGGGGTTAGCGGAGAAGAAGGGACTGACATACCGCATGATTGGCTGGTCTATTTTCTGAAAGAGAGAGGGTTAATGGAAATGCTTGCCCCTGCTGAGCTTGCACGAGTGCTATATCATTTCAATCAACGAAGAGGATTCAAAAGCAACAGAAAGACTGATGCTGTGAACCCAATGGAAGATGAAGCGGATATTCCTAACCGTACAAGGGAAAAAACTGTTGAGCGAGTTTCCATTAAAGATGTGGTCGAAGGTGATAGACAAAAAGGCAAGACCATTTACAACGTGCTCTTAAGTGATGGACGTGAGGGTACTATCCTGAGAGCCACACGCCCTGATTGGATAGGACAGGAATTGGAACTTGAGATCACCCGTATAGTCAATAAGGCAAAAGAGACCCGCTATGAATTCAGGCAACTTGCGAATAATGACAAGGATAAGTGGGCCAAGCAAAAACTTGCACGAGAATTGGCCATAGCCAATTTTAAAAGGGATGTAATGCCCAAAGGACATGTCAGCTCATATTACCTCTATGAGCTGAAAAAGGACCCGACATTCATCATTAAAGATGTGCCTATTGATAGAGCCCACTATGAAAATGAGATACGGGCAATTCTGCATAAGCAGGTGGAACTGTATGAGAAGGCAGGCAATCCGCTGATGACCACAGATACGCTGAGCAAGATCGCAACCGAACTTTATCCTGGAGAAAATCCGACAAGGAGGGATGAGCTCCAAAAGAAAGACCTTGTGTATATTCTACTGGATGACATCATCTATTATCAACGTCCGTTGAGGTCGCAGAAAGGCAGCATTGCTGTCTGTCGCTATGCCAAGAAGAATTTCCGTTACAGGGATGATAAGGGATTGACACATCAGGCCTACTTTAAGTCAGCACCGATAAGTAGCCCCATATTTCAAGAATTCAGAATATGGCAAACGATCAACAATCTACGGATTGTGGAGCGGGAGTATCGCGACCCTAAAGGAAGACTGAAAACTGACCGAGACATCAGCCATGATGCATTCACCACCGAAGCGAAAGAGAAACTATTCGACCTATTCAACGGAAAGGAGAAGGTAAATCAGAAACAGATACTCGATACTGTGAGCAAGGCAACCGGAAAAAAATATCCGGTCGATCAATATCTGGTCAGTAATTTCAGAAGCAGAGAAGACAGTGAAATGCCAGGCAACGAAACGAAAGTTGTCATCACCCGCGCATTGAAGCGCGTTGAATTAGATGATAAAACCATAGATGCCATCCTAGCGGATAAGGACAAGTATGATCGTCTGTGGCACATTCTCTATTCCCTTGAAGACCCGAAACATGTTTCCAAAGCCTTGGTCACGCAAGTGGGCATAGATACGGACAAAGCAGAGAAACTGTCCC comes from Flavobacteriales bacterium and encodes:
- a CDS encoding CPBP family intramembrane metalloprotease, with protein sequence MIFRRTHYFVYFLLSMALWTAWSVVMLYQPEISTTESYSRGIARIAALLIPSALFLWFNPEFRKEGNLIRSILVGGLLALALYLVHRFTHMIPVEARLPTAAAIWLNWVIGSPFAEEVFFRGIVLRQELKTRSAWLSIPISATCFMLFHLPSWIIVQQQPMLELAINSLSIFVYGLVFGVIYWLARSIWTTFIPHSANNLIALLINPL
- a CDS encoding DUF5723 family protein; translated protein: MNAKNLLQVACVLGATTASAQERLGLANSNYAGTTGMPLNPSSMVDSKAWLDINLVGVDVFAWNNFVYLSKDNFYFWKNVPQNNYPTPLYRMNGKEKHGVVNARVDGPGFTLSQGKNAFGFHTAARTFVSFEDFLEPSAVYVYEGLDYNPQQGITYSQQKMGAFATAWAEIGASYGRIIYQQGKDMINVGGTANYLMGIGHMSMYLDELDHTVVNDQDWNISNLNGQYAITEPGFANGHGFSVDLGVTYKRMLEEVGDYAPHTAQSNCGTIDYRYKIGVSVLDLGGISFNKNSLIRTLQNASTTWTDYPNAEVNGIGDIDALIASQFASDAGSMRTGTRYGAALPSAVSVQFDYNLGKKFYINATWVQGFKLNTTTTGIRRSVIGITPRFESKWFEASLPISLYDYRSPQLGLAFRFYSVTIGSDNILPFFVPMNVNSGNIYASVKITLFKNPACGKGKRNSGKTKNGTYKRKGSAVDCPAFM
- a CDS encoding fibronectin type III domain-containing protein, encoding MSYYKAVFNFNRTIEDKAPEERDIHSKMSNLALFGDPPIPYADFLLAINEQQIAVDNAQNGGRSQIALMRTKERIVDDMVRKFRNYVTDVADGDTDIILSSGFRHTKARASAGDMPKIEAVRRLNTEISAALKLRWKRVKNVGFYEVDVRLIEQLKTSPVPIPVPIPVPPVPPIPGGEDTGTGTGSDIVEERPWVTIATKPANIEIKNLKPLSQYEVRVRAKGTKGYGGYSDVVIMTVT